One genomic segment of Chitinibacter sp. FCG-7 includes these proteins:
- the eco gene encoding serine protease inhibitor ecotin, with amino-acid sequence MKKSTIKTLPLTACTLAMTALASMAAHAQSDPLKAFPAAEPGYQRIVIKLPPVKNPDLYRVQLIPGKVIDADCNTRGLRGEIDEETVKGWGYNYWKVEKVGPGPTTMMACPPGTSSRKFVPVYSDDDLIRYNSKLPVVVYVPNDVELRYKIWRAPEKAKVGSVE; translated from the coding sequence ATGAAGAAAAGTACGATTAAAACCCTCCCTTTGACCGCGTGTACTCTGGCCATGACTGCGCTCGCCAGCATGGCGGCACACGCCCAGAGCGACCCGCTCAAGGCTTTTCCAGCTGCAGAACCTGGCTATCAGCGCATTGTGATCAAGCTGCCGCCAGTGAAAAATCCCGATTTGTATCGCGTGCAACTGATTCCGGGCAAAGTGATCGACGCCGATTGCAATACACGCGGTTTACGCGGCGAAATCGACGAAGAAACCGTCAAAGGCTGGGGATATAACTACTGGAAAGTCGAAAAAGTCGGCCCGGGCCCGACCACGATGATGGCCTGCCCGCCGGGCACCAGCAGCCGTAAATTTGTGCCGGTGTATTCCGACGACGACCTGATTCGCTACAACAGCAAATTGCCGGTGGTGGTGTACGTGCCGAATGATGTTGAGCTGCGCTACAAAATCTGGCGTGCCCCGGAGAAAGCCAAAGTGGGTTCGGTAGAATAA
- a CDS encoding alanine/glycine:cation symporter family protein: MQDLVNLINSYVWSSALIYLCLGVGVYFSIRTRFMQVRHLREMFRLMFDGKASSEGVSSFQALTMTLSGRVGIGNIAGVATAIAFGGPGAVFWMWMMAFLGASTSYVECTLGQIYKERVDGQFRGGPAYYIERGLKMRWYAIAFALATILGCGLLLPGMQANGIASGLQNAFGVPPETTALGVVIALGLIVFGGVKRIARFAEIIVPFMALGYILMACVVIALNISLLPEVLRLIISSALSFDAGFGAMIGMAIMWGVKRGVYSNEAGQGSGPHAAAAAEVSHPAKQGIVQAFAVYVDTLFVCSATAFMILITGKYNVADPNQAGSFLFNGLPNMEAGTGYTQSAVESIFPGFGAMFVGVALLFFAFTTIIAYYYIAETNVAYLLRNRRGSGTALFLLKFMLLATVVYGAVRSSDLAWGLGDIGVGLMAWLNIIAILLLQKPALKALNDYEAQQAQGLEPDFDPVKLGIADADFWVERKAQLSEADHRK; encoded by the coding sequence ATGCAGGATTTGGTCAATCTGATTAACTCGTATGTCTGGAGCTCGGCACTGATTTATCTGTGTCTGGGCGTGGGCGTGTATTTTTCAATTCGCACCCGCTTTATGCAGGTACGGCATCTGCGCGAAATGTTTCGCCTGATGTTTGACGGCAAAGCATCAAGCGAAGGGGTTTCCTCGTTTCAGGCGCTGACCATGACGCTGTCGGGCCGGGTGGGGATAGGCAATATCGCCGGTGTAGCCACGGCGATCGCCTTTGGCGGGCCGGGCGCGGTGTTCTGGATGTGGATGATGGCCTTTCTGGGCGCCAGCACATCGTATGTGGAGTGCACTTTAGGGCAGATCTACAAAGAGCGCGTCGATGGCCAATTCCGTGGCGGCCCGGCTTACTACATCGAGCGTGGCTTGAAAATGCGCTGGTACGCCATTGCCTTTGCGCTGGCCACCATTCTGGGTTGCGGCCTGTTGTTGCCGGGCATGCAGGCCAACGGGATCGCCAGCGGTTTGCAAAATGCTTTTGGCGTTCCGCCTGAAACCACGGCGCTGGGCGTGGTGATTGCGCTGGGTCTGATTGTGTTCGGCGGCGTGAAACGCATTGCACGCTTTGCCGAAATCATCGTGCCGTTTATGGCGCTGGGCTACATCCTGATGGCCTGCGTGGTAATCGCGCTCAATATCAGCCTGCTGCCCGAAGTGCTGCGCCTGATCATCAGCTCGGCGCTGAGCTTTGATGCCGGATTTGGTGCAATGATCGGCATGGCTATTATGTGGGGCGTGAAGCGTGGCGTGTATTCCAACGAAGCAGGCCAAGGCTCCGGCCCGCATGCAGCGGCGGCGGCTGAGGTGAGCCACCCAGCCAAACAGGGCATCGTGCAGGCATTTGCCGTGTATGTGGATACACTGTTTGTCTGCTCGGCCACAGCGTTTATGATCCTGATTACCGGCAAATACAACGTCGCCGATCCGAATCAGGCTGGCAGTTTCCTGTTTAACGGTTTGCCCAATATGGAAGCCGGTACGGGCTACACGCAATCGGCAGTGGAGAGTATTTTCCCCGGCTTTGGCGCGATGTTTGTTGGCGTAGCGCTGCTGTTTTTTGCCTTTACCACCATTATTGCCTACTACTACATCGCCGAGACGAATGTGGCTTATCTGCTGCGCAACCGTCGAGGCAGCGGCACCGCGCTATTTCTGCTCAAATTCATGCTGCTGGCTACCGTGGTTTACGGCGCGGTGCGCAGCTCGGATCTGGCCTGGGGCTTGGGCGATATCGGAGTGGGCTTGATGGCCTGGCTTAATATCATCGCCATCCTGTTGCTGCAAAAACCGGCGCTCAAAGCGCTGAATGATTACGAAGCACAACAGGCACAAGGGCTGGAGCCGGATTTCGATCCGGTCAAACTGGGCATTGCTGACGCCGATTTCTGGGTAGAACGCAAAGCACAATTGTCTGAAGCCGATCACCGCAAGTAG
- the pilV gene encoding type IV pilus modification protein PilV has translation MRHKQKGIGLIEVLIALVVIGISVLALTSLQGQTLKSSAYNKQRVEAQAYAYQALERIRAESERANCSLTDTTATVTEEMKVMGFIDLDTLCNGSVNGSHNKMSRTCSIALTCKAKADGSDQAVTAGKCPTGVSAAEVVSKVRWDGASWGGQGEVAPVADQYVEARILLTDYRKSLTFKIWNASHGWEEGDIVRQGNQAENRYFICYKAEGCPKPGFNQPKNNDADGDTNHPDYWKKVGEAPYCSRDIFANSGVIPAVTPAVTPATTTDPNTTSAPTNAPTNAPTAAPTAAPTIAPTATPAGVLCATWSTSLVYTAGNIVKHTQGQSIKYYLAKQWTQGQNPNSNNGPSGSGKPWTEITQATAGCN, from the coding sequence ATGCGCCATAAACAAAAAGGCATAGGCCTGATTGAAGTCCTTATTGCACTCGTGGTCATTGGCATCAGCGTATTGGCACTAACCAGCTTGCAGGGGCAAACCTTGAAATCATCGGCCTATAACAAGCAGAGGGTAGAGGCACAGGCTTATGCCTATCAGGCCCTAGAAAGGATTCGAGCTGAGTCCGAGCGTGCCAATTGCAGCTTGACAGATACGACCGCTACAGTCACTGAAGAAATGAAGGTGATGGGATTTATAGATCTCGATACATTATGCAATGGTAGCGTCAATGGCTCACATAATAAGATGAGCCGCACTTGCAGTATTGCGTTAACCTGCAAGGCAAAGGCCGATGGGTCAGATCAAGCGGTGACCGCAGGCAAATGTCCGACAGGTGTCTCTGCCGCTGAAGTTGTTTCCAAAGTGCGCTGGGACGGCGCAAGCTGGGGTGGGCAAGGTGAGGTTGCTCCGGTGGCCGATCAATATGTTGAGGCTCGTATTCTACTCACTGATTATCGCAAATCCCTCACTTTTAAAATTTGGAATGCCTCGCATGGCTGGGAAGAGGGCGATATTGTCAGACAAGGCAATCAGGCAGAAAATCGCTATTTCATTTGTTATAAAGCAGAAGGCTGCCCTAAGCCCGGCTTTAACCAGCCCAAAAATAATGATGCAGACGGCGATACCAATCATCCAGACTACTGGAAGAAAGTCGGTGAAGCGCCTTATTGTTCGCGGGACATCTTTGCCAATAGCGGCGTCATTCCGGCTGTAACACCAGCAGTCACACCTGCCACAACAACAGACCCAAATACAACATCAGCCCCCACAAATGCACCTACGAATGCACCAACAGCGGCGCCTACAGCTGCACCCACTATCGCACCAACAGCTACACCTGCTGGGGTACTCTGCGCGACTTGGAGCACATCTCTCGTTTACACCGCAGGCAATATTGTCAAACATACGCAAGGCCAAAGCATTAAATACTACTTAGCAAAACAATGGACACAAGGCCAAAATCCAAACTCTAACAATGGCCCTTCCGGCTCAGGTAAACCATGGACCGAGATTACTCAAGCAACAGCAGGATGTAATTGA
- a CDS encoding PilW family protein gives MKRSIKQQRGTSLIELLISIGIGLSLLTAICAYFYGSVGAQKNTLREISLGKEMRFAENLMISELRRSGFAPVELAAPDLNALTPGIFSTSCILSNYYNNNGATSILNVSGFRFINNQIQMRNNPAGKCSDEAGSNNWESLIDGTRIKVTSFSISQYPNSAGTLNLSYEAEAKNEHSDAALSNLDSTKIKVNNLAVDMFNVSVINTLTAAD, from the coding sequence ATGAAACGATCCATCAAACAGCAGCGCGGGACATCACTGATCGAACTACTGATCTCAATTGGCATCGGTTTGTCTCTCCTTACTGCAATCTGTGCCTATTTCTATGGCAGCGTGGGTGCTCAGAAAAACACACTGAGAGAAATTAGCCTTGGTAAAGAAATGCGTTTTGCTGAAAACCTGATGATTTCTGAATTACGAAGATCGGGATTCGCCCCTGTTGAATTAGCAGCTCCGGATTTAAATGCCTTAACACCCGGCATATTTAGTACAAGCTGCATTTTAAGCAATTACTACAATAATAATGGCGCAACTTCTATCCTGAATGTCTCAGGATTCAGATTTATTAATAATCAGATTCAAATGCGCAACAACCCGGCTGGCAAATGCAGTGATGAGGCCGGCTCAAACAATTGGGAATCATTAATTGATGGCACCCGAATCAAGGTGACCTCATTCTCAATCAGCCAATATCCCAATAGTGCAGGTACTCTCAATCTGAGTTATGAAGCAGAAGCAAAAAATGAGCATAGTGACGCAGCGCTCAGTAACCTTGATTCGACAAAAATCAAAGTCAACAATCTGGCCGTCGACATGTTTAACGTCAGTGTAATCAATACATTGACCGCAGCAGACTAA
- a CDS encoding GspH/FimT family pseudopilin produces MQSHLIRQDLIMRYHSTGFTLIELMITVAIMAIILAVAVPSFNKMIEQERIITAAESISSDLVLARNESIRTNEASYFTLETGWKYSVCNANGAASCTCNSTTPLNATKGSCKRRFTKESSDWSNISANTAAFDNDFKFDPINGMPRELDNSKWTGSGKKSLTLSSSLGQELFITIGSSGRVKVCTNSTSTKKVGRYTAVSTGGDCL; encoded by the coding sequence ATGCAAAGTCATTTAATTCGCCAAGATCTGATCATGCGATATCACTCCACGGGCTTCACACTGATTGAACTCATGATTACGGTTGCCATCATGGCCATCATATTGGCGGTGGCAGTTCCCAGCTTTAATAAAATGATCGAACAAGAACGGATAATTACAGCAGCAGAAAGCATTTCATCAGACTTGGTTTTAGCGCGCAATGAATCCATTCGCACCAATGAAGCCAGCTACTTTACATTGGAAACGGGCTGGAAATACTCGGTATGCAATGCAAATGGTGCAGCAAGCTGTACCTGCAATTCGACGACCCCACTCAATGCAACAAAAGGCAGCTGTAAACGCAGGTTTACAAAAGAAAGTAGCGACTGGAGCAACATTTCAGCCAACACAGCAGCTTTTGACAATGATTTCAAATTTGATCCTATCAATGGCATGCCCAGAGAGTTGGACAATAGCAAATGGACGGGCAGCGGCAAAAAATCTTTAACGCTCAGTTCATCGCTAGGCCAGGAACTATTTATCACGATTGGCAGCAGTGGCCGAGTCAAAGTATGCACCAACAGTACCTCAACAAAGAAAGTTGGCCGTTACACCGCTGTTAGTACAGGAGGAGATTGTCTATGA
- a CDS encoding PLP-dependent aminotransferase family protein, which yields MSALPTLFASHAQADLPLHEQLVRALRHAILDGHLTLASRLPATRTLAADLQLSRSTVELAYARLESEGYVQRKVGAGSFVAIAAQRQTAAPRKAAAGLSQRGQAIAEMGACRDGVNPLTQTSFFTGQPDSCAFPRELWGKLMQQRWKKDGEKLMRYGDPQGLPELRAAIASYLAQSRNVVCDASQIVILSSSQQAIQLTAQLLIDAGDTVWLEDPGYLGARNAMQSAGAAICPIPVDAEGMQIDEDTATKYPVPKLIYTTPSHQYPLGMAMSLTRRMALLEQAAAMKAWIIEDDYDGEFQYEQRPLPSLQGLDTQGRVIYMGTFSKVLFGSLRLAYLVLPPELVTPFTLARTAFDGHSNQLMQAVTADFINGGHFASHLRQMRTLYKSRRDLLIAQLAEHCPQLTLVNTSGGLQFAVWCPAGCEAKWAAAGIAQGLPMRPLSKFYLGEPQGEGFLMGYSSLSNDEIRLQVYTLGNIVDNSAPRTA from the coding sequence ATGTCCGCCCTCCCCACGCTCTTCGCCAGCCACGCCCAAGCCGATTTGCCCTTGCATGAGCAATTGGTCCGCGCTTTGCGCCATGCCATTCTGGATGGCCATTTAACGCTGGCCAGCCGCCTGCCTGCGACGCGAACGCTGGCCGCCGATTTGCAGCTGTCGCGCAGTACGGTCGAATTAGCGTATGCACGATTGGAGTCGGAAGGCTATGTGCAACGCAAAGTGGGCGCGGGCAGCTTTGTCGCGATTGCCGCTCAGCGTCAAACCGCTGCGCCGCGCAAAGCAGCGGCCGGATTATCACAACGCGGGCAGGCGATTGCGGAGATGGGCGCGTGCCGAGATGGGGTGAATCCACTCACGCAAACGTCTTTTTTCACCGGCCAGCCCGATAGCTGCGCCTTCCCACGCGAGCTGTGGGGCAAGCTGATGCAGCAACGCTGGAAAAAAGACGGCGAAAAACTGATGCGTTATGGCGATCCGCAAGGCTTGCCCGAGCTGCGAGCGGCCATTGCCAGCTATCTGGCGCAATCGCGCAATGTGGTCTGCGACGCCAGCCAGATTGTGATTTTGAGCAGCTCGCAGCAGGCGATCCAGCTCACGGCACAATTATTGATCGACGCGGGCGATACGGTCTGGCTCGAAGACCCCGGCTATCTGGGCGCGCGCAATGCGATGCAAAGTGCCGGTGCCGCGATTTGCCCGATTCCGGTGGATGCCGAAGGCATGCAAATCGATGAAGATACTGCCACCAAGTACCCCGTGCCAAAGCTCATCTACACAACACCTTCACACCAATACCCCTTGGGAATGGCCATGAGTCTGACGCGTCGCATGGCGCTGCTGGAGCAGGCTGCGGCGATGAAGGCGTGGATTATCGAGGACGATTACGACGGCGAGTTTCAATACGAGCAGCGCCCGCTACCCTCGCTGCAAGGGCTCGATACGCAAGGCCGCGTGATTTATATGGGGACATTTAGCAAGGTGCTATTTGGCTCTTTGCGTCTCGCCTACCTCGTGCTGCCGCCCGAGCTGGTTACGCCGTTTACATTGGCGCGCACGGCATTTGACGGCCATAGCAATCAGCTGATGCAGGCGGTGACGGCCGATTTTATCAATGGCGGCCATTTCGCCAGCCATTTGCGCCAGATGCGCACGCTCTATAAAAGTCGCCGCGATTTGCTAATCGCCCAGCTCGCCGAGCATTGCCCGCAGCTCACGCTGGTCAATACCAGCGGCGGCCTGCAATTTGCCGTCTGGTGCCCGGCGGGCTGCGAGGCAAAATGGGCAGCCGCTGGGATCGCCCAAGGCCTGCCAATGCGACCATTGAGCAAATTTTATCTGGGTGAGCCGCAAGGCGAGGGATTTCTAATGGGGTATTCATCGCTAAGCAATGATGAAATTAGGCTGCAAGTCTATACCCTTGGCAACATAGTCGATAACTCAGCGCCGCGTACGGCCTAA
- a CDS encoding GNAT family N-acetyltransferase has product MQIRFATANDADAIARLHVQSWQQTYRGTLSDHYLDELALAERSQIWQRRLSAPAANQRVWLACDDKLLLGFCCLYLAQDAQWGSYLDNLHVAANAQGLGIGTRLMATAAVCVQAEYIKQGLYLYCNQSNTSGQYFYRQRGGQVCGSEIWHAPDGSAVKAWRYVWASAAELIK; this is encoded by the coding sequence ATGCAAATCCGCTTCGCAACGGCCAACGATGCCGACGCCATTGCCCGCCTGCATGTGCAAAGCTGGCAGCAAACGTATCGTGGGACTTTAAGCGATCATTATCTGGACGAGCTGGCTCTGGCGGAGCGCAGCCAGATTTGGCAACGGCGCTTGAGCGCGCCAGCGGCTAATCAGCGGGTGTGGCTGGCGTGTGACGATAAGCTGTTATTGGGGTTTTGCTGCCTGTATTTGGCACAGGATGCGCAATGGGGCTCGTATCTTGATAATTTGCACGTGGCCGCCAACGCACAGGGTTTGGGTATTGGCACGCGATTGATGGCGACTGCCGCTGTCTGTGTGCAGGCGGAGTATATCAAGCAAGGGCTTTATTTATATTGCAATCAGAGCAATACATCCGGGCAGTATTTTTATCGGCAGCGCGGTGGCCAAGTGTGTGGCAGTGAAATCTGGCATGCGCCTGACGGTAGCGCGGTGAAGGCTTGGCGCTATGTGTGGGCTAGTGCAGCTGAATTGATTAAATAA
- a CDS encoding rhodanese-like domain-containing protein, protein MSAVLSSGLATPQAAEAFFAEQLKYRTDPADLAADLVAGEVGIVVLDTRSPAHYQAAHIPGAISFPHRTMNEESTRELDRSKVYICYCDGIGCNGSTWGAYKMAKLGFQVKELIGGIHWWRQDGLAVATGDEPGVLTEISIQCAC, encoded by the coding sequence ATGAGCGCAGTTTTATCATCCGGGTTGGCGACACCGCAGGCGGCAGAAGCCTTTTTTGCCGAGCAATTAAAATACCGCACTGATCCCGCCGATCTGGCTGCCGATTTGGTCGCGGGCGAGGTCGGCATTGTGGTGCTCGATACCCGCTCGCCAGCGCACTATCAGGCCGCGCATATTCCGGGGGCGATTTCGTTTCCGCATCGCACGATGAATGAGGAAAGCACCCGTGAGCTCGATCGTAGCAAAGTGTATATATGCTATTGCGACGGCATCGGTTGCAATGGTTCAACCTGGGGCGCGTACAAAATGGCTAAGCTGGGCTTTCAGGTCAAAGAGCTAATTGGCGGCATTCACTGGTGGCGGCAGGATGGCTTGGCGGTGGCGACGGGCGATGAGCCGGGGGTATTAACTGAAATTTCAATCCAGTGTGCGTGTTGA
- a CDS encoding FMN-binding negative transcriptional regulator, whose protein sequence is MYTPKHFQPVDRQSELQLMADFPLATIVHGGTAGLEANLIPLYSHDDGSELGVLRGHVARANPLWQQAGAEVLVLFQSPSQYISPGFYPSKARDPRVVPTWNYSAVQIHGQLKLIESDEVLLQLLTEVTARHERQQTMPWQVSDAPAPYLEKMLAAIVGIEIQIQRQSGKFKQSQNQSTENQAGVRAALAASV, encoded by the coding sequence ATGTATACCCCTAAACATTTTCAGCCGGTTGATCGCCAGAGTGAGTTGCAACTGATGGCTGATTTCCCGTTGGCCACCATTGTGCATGGCGGCACAGCAGGGCTAGAGGCGAATCTGATCCCCTTGTATTCGCATGACGATGGTAGCGAGTTGGGCGTATTGCGTGGGCATGTGGCGCGCGCCAATCCGCTGTGGCAACAGGCGGGCGCTGAGGTGCTGGTGCTGTTTCAATCGCCTAGCCAGTATATTTCTCCCGGTTTTTACCCTAGTAAAGCGCGTGATCCGCGAGTCGTGCCGACGTGGAATTATTCAGCGGTGCAAATTCACGGCCAGTTAAAGCTGATCGAATCGGATGAGGTGCTTTTGCAGTTGCTGACTGAAGTCACGGCACGGCATGAACGACAGCAAACAATGCCTTGGCAGGTCAGCGATGCGCCTGCGCCTTATCTGGAGAAAATGCTGGCGGCGATTGTCGGCATCGAAATTCAGATCCAGCGGCAATCAGGTAAATTTAAACAAAGCCAGAATCAAAGCACTGAAAATCAGGCTGGCGTGCGTGCTGCTTTGGCGGCCAGCGTTTGA
- a CDS encoding GNAT family N-acetyltransferase, giving the protein MYINEFGQPLGPVVNNWQGARFPAPKVLSGWGCRLEPLDAAVHAADLWQAFSADSGAMWTYFSAGPYASLAEFHAELAERAQQADPQYYTIIDASSGRALGLASYLRIMPSGGSIEVGWLHFSPALQRTRLATAAMVLMMEYAFELGYRRYEWKCNDLNAPSKRAAERLGFTFEGIFRNATVNKGRSRDTAWFSILDSEWPKLQEAYEAWLDDANFDGTGQQKRKLAEFMPQHS; this is encoded by the coding sequence ATGTATATTAATGAATTCGGTCAGCCACTGGGGCCAGTCGTCAACAACTGGCAAGGCGCGCGCTTTCCAGCCCCCAAAGTATTAAGCGGCTGGGGCTGTCGTCTTGAGCCGCTGGATGCCGCTGTGCACGCGGCTGATCTCTGGCAGGCATTCAGTGCCGACAGCGGCGCAATGTGGACATACTTTAGTGCAGGCCCCTACGCGAGTTTGGCCGAGTTTCACGCGGAACTGGCAGAACGTGCGCAGCAAGCTGACCCGCAGTATTACACGATCATTGATGCCAGCTCAGGTAGGGCGTTGGGGTTGGCCAGCTACTTGCGGATCATGCCCAGTGGCGGCAGTATCGAGGTGGGCTGGCTGCATTTTTCGCCCGCACTGCAGCGCACCCGATTAGCCACCGCAGCAATGGTGCTGATGATGGAATACGCCTTTGAATTAGGTTATCGCCGCTATGAATGGAAATGCAATGATCTAAATGCACCTTCCAAACGTGCCGCAGAGCGATTGGGTTTTACCTTCGAGGGTATTTTCCGCAATGCCACGGTCAATAAAGGCCGTAGTCGTGATACGGCATGGTTTTCTATTCTGGATAGCGAATGGCCAAAGTTACAAGAGGCATACGAAGCTTGGTTGGACGATGCCAACTTCGATGGCACCGGTCAGCAGAAACGAAAATTAGCCGAATTTATGCCTCAGCACAGCTAA
- the ubiT gene encoding ubiquinone anaerobic biosynthesis accessory factor UbiT: MKIPQAIIRVLQRLPEAPPALGVVTTLNLVHHQLWPEEDFGWLEGRTVRLQASDIGCGLSYSFQCGRFVTSTQTPDVIFGASLADYWIIARRQEDPDTLFFQRRLTIAGDTELGLQLKNLMDATDFSPLFERIPQPIRLRFGI, from the coding sequence ATGAAAATCCCCCAAGCCATAATTCGTGTTTTGCAAAGACTACCGGAAGCCCCGCCAGCCTTAGGGGTAGTGACGACGCTGAACTTGGTACACCATCAATTGTGGCCAGAAGAAGACTTCGGCTGGCTGGAAGGTCGTACGGTACGCCTGCAAGCCAGCGACATCGGCTGCGGGCTCTCGTATAGTTTTCAGTGCGGGCGCTTTGTCACCAGCACGCAAACGCCAGATGTGATCTTTGGCGCGAGTCTGGCAGATTACTGGATTATCGCCCGACGACAGGAAGACCCCGACACGCTGTTTTTCCAACGCCGCCTGACCATTGCTGGCGATACCGAGCTGGGTTTACAGCTGAAAAACCTGATGGATGCCACCGATTTCTCACCGCTATTCGAAAGAATCCCGCAGCCAATCCGCCTGCGATTCGGCATTTAA
- a CDS encoding U32 family peptidase: MQLTLGPLLYYWPKQQVLDFYAQAADWPVLSIYLGEVVCARRHELRTADWLALGTELAQSGKQVIYSSQAVLESGSDLSSLRKLAQAGGLLEANDLGAIRIAREAGIAYIAGPHLNIYNGPALDWHANAGATRWVAPLEASANTVAAILAEKTVAIETEIFAHGRLPLAFSARCFTARHFDLSKDACEFKCIEHADGMLLKTREGQDFLRINGIQTQSAACHALINDVPQLRNIDYLRISPQAGYTAEIIAAYYSQINTHANTANWTQINPEGLVNGYWHGQAGIRSMQGASQ; the protein is encoded by the coding sequence ATGCAATTGACCCTAGGTCCTTTACTCTATTACTGGCCCAAACAACAGGTGCTCGATTTTTACGCCCAAGCAGCCGATTGGCCAGTGCTCAGCATTTATTTAGGTGAAGTCGTCTGCGCACGGCGGCATGAATTGCGCACTGCCGACTGGCTGGCGCTGGGCACCGAGCTGGCGCAAAGCGGCAAGCAAGTTATCTACAGCTCGCAAGCCGTACTGGAATCAGGCTCTGATCTCTCCAGCCTGCGCAAACTCGCCCAAGCTGGCGGCTTATTGGAAGCGAATGATTTGGGCGCGATCCGCATCGCCCGTGAGGCAGGTATCGCCTACATCGCCGGGCCGCACTTGAATATCTACAACGGCCCGGCGCTCGATTGGCACGCCAATGCAGGCGCAACGCGCTGGGTAGCCCCATTGGAAGCCAGTGCAAACACTGTAGCTGCAATTCTGGCCGAAAAAACAGTGGCGATTGAAACCGAGATTTTTGCGCATGGCCGCTTACCACTGGCGTTTTCAGCCCGCTGCTTCACTGCCCGTCACTTTGATCTAAGCAAGGATGCGTGTGAGTTTAAATGCATCGAACACGCCGATGGCATGTTGCTAAAAACCCGCGAGGGGCAGGATTTCCTACGCATCAATGGCATTCAAACCCAATCGGCAGCCTGTCATGCGCTGATTAACGATGTGCCACAACTACGCAATATCGACTATCTGCGCATTAGCCCACAAGCAGGGTATACAGCTGAAATCATTGCTGCTTATTATTCACAGATCAATACCCATGCAAATACTGCAAACTGGACGCAGATCAATCCGGAAGGCCTAGTCAATGGTTACTGGCATGGCCAGGCAGGTATCCGATCCATGCAGGGAGCCTCGCAATGA
- the ubiU gene encoding ubiquinone anaerobic biosynthesis protein UbiU, whose amino-acid sequence MSAATLPELICPAGSLPALKAAVDHGADAVYLGFKNATNARNFAGLNFTDTQIRSGIEYAQSRGREVLVAINTYAQAGRVKEWHAAIDAAADAGANAVILADLGLLDYAMRVHPQLNRHLSVQGSATNFEAVNLAQDYFGIRRAVLPRVLMLPQVEYVIKNTTVEIEVFGFGSLCVMAEGRCILSSYATGESPNTHGVCSPASHVQWLPQGNTMDTRLNGILIDHFEAGEPTGYPTLCKGRFEVNDATYYALEEPTSLNALSVLPELLRIGVRAIKVEGRQRSPAYTAEVTKTLRAALDAAADPRYTVKPAWQQALDKVSEGHQQTLGAYSRPWR is encoded by the coding sequence ATGTCCGCTGCCACACTGCCTGAACTGATTTGCCCTGCCGGCAGCCTGCCCGCACTGAAAGCCGCCGTCGATCACGGTGCCGATGCGGTGTATCTGGGGTTTAAAAATGCCACCAATGCGCGCAATTTTGCCGGGCTCAATTTCACCGATACGCAAATCCGCAGCGGCATTGAATACGCCCAGTCGCGTGGCCGAGAGGTACTGGTGGCGATCAATACCTACGCACAGGCAGGCCGCGTCAAAGAATGGCATGCCGCGATTGATGCCGCCGCCGACGCCGGTGCTAATGCGGTCATCCTGGCCGACTTGGGCTTGCTTGACTATGCAATGCGCGTGCATCCGCAGCTCAATCGCCATTTGTCGGTGCAGGGCTCGGCAACCAATTTTGAAGCGGTGAATCTGGCGCAGGATTATTTTGGCATTCGCCGCGCCGTGCTACCACGCGTGCTGATGCTACCGCAGGTGGAATACGTGATTAAAAACACGACGGTTGAGATTGAAGTTTTCGGCTTTGGTAGCTTATGCGTCATGGCCGAAGGGCGCTGTATTTTATCGAGCTATGCAACGGGCGAGTCACCAAATACCCATGGGGTGTGTTCGCCTGCAAGCCATGTGCAATGGCTTCCGCAGGGCAATACTATGGATACACGGCTCAATGGCATATTGATCGATCATTTCGAGGCTGGTGAGCCGACCGGTTATCCAACACTGTGCAAAGGGCGTTTTGAAGTGAACGACGCCACTTATTATGCACTGGAAGAACCGACCAGCCTGAACGCCTTATCGGTGTTGCCAGAGCTATTACGGATTGGCGTGCGTGCGATCAAAGTGGAAGGCCGCCAGCGCAGTCCGGCCTATACCGCTGAAGTCACCAAAACATTGCGCGCCGCGCTTGATGCCGCCGCTGACCCGCGCTACACGGTCAAGCCCGCGTGGCAACAGGCACTGGACAAGGTGTCAGAAGGCCACCAGCAAACACTGGGTGCCTATAGCCGGCCATGGCGCTAA